One segment of Thermosynechococcus sp. HN-54 DNA contains the following:
- a CDS encoding DUF751 family protein, with product MDGFWENVLRYQRYFVTVLLGVVWNVVEPLVPLFKRPLSAIALLGFIVGLLTFVALTLRAMLGLSAA from the coding sequence ATGGATGGCTTTTGGGAAAATGTCCTGCGCTACCAACGGTATTTTGTTACGGTTCTATTGGGCGTAGTGTGGAATGTCGTTGAGCCATTGGTGCCTCTTTTTAAGCGTCCGCTGAGCGCGATCGCCCTCCTTGGCTTCATCGTGGGGTTACTGACATTTGTGGCACTCACGTTACGCGCAATGTTGGGTTTGAGCGCTGCTTAG
- a CDS encoding SMI1/KNR4 family protein: MSIHERLAISLDWMRNHAPNVLEGLNPPASAAEIARVESAIDLSLPPCFKEFLSLHNGESGIVGALLGHGNKLLCCDNIIQQYELDQDIDRSCQDPDFFSVSLTMLSG, encoded by the coding sequence ATGAGCATTCATGAGCGCTTAGCGATCAGCCTTGACTGGATGAGAAACCATGCGCCAAACGTCCTAGAAGGACTGAATCCACCCGCTAGTGCTGCTGAAATTGCCAGAGTGGAGTCTGCTATTGACCTATCACTGCCCCCCTGCTTCAAAGAATTCCTCAGTCTGCACAATGGCGAATCTGGTATAGTCGGGGCACTACTTGGACATGGGAATAAGCTGCTCTGCTGCGATAACATCATCCAGCAATACGAACTAGATCAAGACATTGACCGCAGTTGCCAAGACCCTGATTTCTTTAGCGTTTCCTTAACTATGCTCAGCGGTTGA
- a CDS encoding DUF3038 domain-containing protein: MASSLPIKAQIDLILLSLEALVDVGSAEVLALAEAMGFEAYLPDRVGLWRLRQSSPLRRGRNGRRKLDVDEARALALICTRLAQQHQQTIRTAVERWQQQTSQGRPPHLDPVLGDYIDRFTSLYQERMADDSSDGSELAQLALDLLVDLLFYSTPQGARRLWITLLERTTPAPPSLSLVEPEPVPAPAPELPTLFPHSDV, from the coding sequence ATGGCCTCTTCCCTGCCCATCAAGGCACAAATTGACCTGATTTTGCTGAGTCTCGAAGCCTTGGTTGATGTGGGTTCGGCAGAGGTACTGGCATTGGCAGAAGCCATGGGGTTTGAGGCCTATTTGCCCGATCGCGTGGGGTTATGGCGACTGCGGCAATCGAGTCCTCTGCGGCGGGGTCGCAATGGGCGACGTAAATTGGATGTGGATGAAGCCCGTGCCTTGGCCTTGATCTGCACCCGCTTAGCCCAGCAACACCAGCAAACCATCCGCACAGCCGTTGAACGCTGGCAACAGCAGACGAGTCAGGGTCGCCCCCCCCACTTAGATCCCGTTCTCGGGGATTATATTGACCGCTTCACCAGTTTGTATCAAGAGCGAATGGCCGACGACAGTAGCGATGGTAGTGAATTGGCACAACTGGCCTTAGATTTACTCGTGGATTTGCTCTTTTACAGTACACCCCAAGGGGCACGTCGCCTTTGGATCACCCTGCTAGAACGCACTACTCCTGCGCCCCCATCCCTATCGTTGGTGGAACCTGAACCAGTACCTGCACCAGCCCCTGAATTGCCCACCCTGTTTCCCCATTCCGATGTCTAA